From one Streptomyces spiramyceticus genomic stretch:
- a CDS encoding DUF4365 domain-containing protein: MALAQPEPGGTSRAQSHGGGLLPGRTTSLRGALATTACMETLQVGYLHAVAAAAGCSLSQPFPDNGIDWHVSHSAPGHTVDDEVTIKVQLKCTYQIPPHPAGPAFSFTLDNPHLEKLARSPVSVHKILVVMLVPRTQDDWLRASHDRLDLRHCCYWTNLAGHPVTGRRRTTVRIPTSRIFDDRALCEIMTRVGVGGRP; the protein is encoded by the coding sequence ATGGCGCTCGCGCAGCCCGAACCTGGGGGAACGTCCCGTGCCCAGAGCCACGGGGGAGGGCTGCTGCCCGGACGGACCACGTCACTGCGCGGCGCTCTCGCCACCACCGCCTGCATGGAGACACTCCAGGTGGGCTACCTGCACGCGGTCGCGGCAGCCGCCGGATGCTCCCTCTCACAGCCCTTTCCGGACAACGGCATCGACTGGCACGTGAGCCACAGCGCCCCCGGGCACACGGTCGACGACGAAGTCACCATCAAAGTGCAGCTCAAGTGCACGTACCAGATCCCGCCGCACCCGGCAGGACCCGCCTTCTCCTTCACGCTCGACAACCCCCACCTGGAGAAGCTCGCCCGCAGCCCGGTCTCCGTGCACAAGATCCTGGTCGTGATGCTCGTACCGCGGACCCAGGACGACTGGCTGCGCGCCAGCCACGACCGCCTCGACCTGCGGCACTGCTGCTACTGGACCAACCTGGCCGGACACCCGGTGACAGGCAGGCGCAGGACGACCGTGCGGATCCCGACCTCGCGGATATTCGACGACCGAGCACTCTGCGAGATCATGACCCGGGTCGGGGTTGGAGGGAGACCCTGA